A portion of the Agrobacterium tumefaciens genome contains these proteins:
- a CDS encoding flavohemoglobin expression-modulating QEGLA motif protein, whose amino-acid sequence MNVSSARSEPLPVIELVDDVVACLEAGKAVRRDVGKNGRLHIDRPLPFLCLHLTGGSKDLAARDIASAHASYLIASSIQEAAPLIAAVGMAMRERFGAFMVLDIGELEHDILLADDSPFLPHYEVSVSATSEPETQSARRVFIKAVCDAEVRFRTPRITRPEPDADPILRFQNAGLDFPCISVRFAPIYRQPESGADYPGLRETMIADIFDAGLQAFSSFAAGKDALKVTSHRALGRKAFVDAVRRADRSIDDIVSSFDFLLSVTPINARRAFEEFRDGSFQYAPRLLYRPLGVDVEEQKRKLYSVVFDHLEDPVLYHLYREKQQEIDLQLTMLANLHRRTFTDFSRALYGAVEPTLLTLALKVLADCPRKDESGEIAMVDCYAVAKKSREMIETYLAEEPEFKARVEIRDDLPPGLMVTGEKLLISRHTVMEQRRVEALLSHEIGVHLLTYFNGSFQGLRLFRTGLSGYEGVQEGLAVLAEHLAGGMTRERLRLIAGRVVGCAAMLDGATFVETFRTMTRDHGFDEAGAFNMVLRIYRGGGLSKDAIYLRGLAEVLEHLRKGGALDPFWMGKIAAAHFPVMQELALRGLLRPPGVRPAFLLPAKANERLEKIRAGLSIAELATL is encoded by the coding sequence ATGAACGTCTCCTCGGCGCGTAGTGAACCGTTACCGGTTATCGAGCTGGTAGACGATGTCGTCGCCTGCCTTGAGGCCGGCAAAGCCGTCCGTCGTGATGTCGGAAAGAACGGCCGGCTGCATATCGACCGGCCGCTGCCGTTTCTTTGCCTGCATCTGACCGGTGGCTCGAAGGACCTTGCGGCCCGCGATATCGCCTCTGCGCATGCATCTTATCTGATCGCATCGAGCATTCAGGAGGCTGCACCCCTGATTGCAGCCGTCGGCATGGCCATGCGCGAACGTTTCGGCGCCTTCATGGTTCTCGATATCGGCGAACTGGAACACGACATTCTGCTCGCTGACGATTCACCTTTCCTGCCGCATTATGAGGTTTCCGTCTCTGCAACATCTGAGCCGGAAACGCAAAGTGCCCGCCGTGTTTTCATCAAGGCGGTTTGTGATGCCGAAGTGCGTTTCCGCACGCCCCGCATAACCCGGCCCGAACCGGATGCCGATCCGATCCTCAGATTTCAAAATGCCGGGCTTGATTTTCCCTGCATCAGCGTGCGTTTCGCGCCGATCTACCGACAGCCTGAATCCGGCGCCGATTATCCCGGCCTGCGCGAGACGATGATTGCGGATATTTTCGATGCCGGCCTTCAGGCCTTCTCGTCATTCGCTGCCGGTAAAGACGCACTCAAGGTTACCAGCCATCGCGCGCTCGGCCGCAAGGCCTTCGTTGATGCCGTCAGACGCGCCGATCGCTCAATAGACGACATCGTCTCGTCCTTTGATTTTCTTCTGTCCGTGACGCCGATCAATGCCCGCCGGGCCTTCGAGGAATTTCGCGATGGCAGCTTCCAATATGCGCCGCGCCTGCTTTACCGGCCGCTCGGCGTTGACGTCGAGGAGCAGAAACGCAAGCTCTATTCCGTCGTTTTCGATCATCTGGAAGACCCGGTGCTCTATCATCTCTACCGGGAGAAACAGCAGGAGATCGATCTGCAACTGACCATGCTCGCCAATCTGCATCGCCGTACTTTCACCGATTTCTCCCGCGCCCTTTACGGTGCCGTCGAACCCACGCTTCTGACGCTGGCGCTCAAGGTGCTTGCCGATTGCCCACGCAAGGATGAGAGCGGCGAAATCGCCATGGTCGATTGTTATGCGGTCGCCAAAAAATCGCGCGAGATGATCGAGACCTATCTGGCGGAGGAGCCGGAATTCAAGGCGCGTGTCGAGATCAGGGATGACCTGCCGCCTGGCCTGATGGTGACGGGCGAGAAGCTCCTGATTTCTCGCCACACCGTCATGGAACAGCGCCGGGTCGAAGCGCTGCTGTCGCATGAGATCGGCGTGCATCTCCTCACTTATTTCAATGGGTCGTTTCAGGGCCTCCGGCTCTTCCGCACCGGCCTTTCCGGTTACGAAGGCGTGCAGGAAGGGCTGGCAGTGCTGGCAGAACATCTGGCCGGCGGCATGACGCGCGAGCGCCTGCGGCTGATCGCCGGCCGTGTCGTCGGCTGCGCCGCCATGCTGGACGGCGCGACTTTTGTTGAGACGTTCCGGACTATGACCCGCGATCATGGTTTCGACGAGGCTGGCGCCTTCAACATGGTTTTGCGCATCTATCGTGGCGGCGGTCTTTCCAAGGACGCGATCTATCTGCGTGGGCTTGCGGAGGTGCTGGAGCATCTGCGCAAGGGTGGCGCGCTCGATCCGTTCTGGATGGGCAAGATCGCCGCTGCCCATTTCCCGGTGATGCAGGAGCTTGCCTTGCGCGGCCTCTTGCGTCCGCCGGGCGTACGTCCCGCTTTTCTGCTGCCGGCCAAGGCCAATGAGCGGCTGGAAAAGATACGGGCCGGATTATCCATCGCCGAACTGGCGACATTGTAA
- a CDS encoding glutathione synthase, whose amino-acid sequence MRIAFFVNSIETEGPTFATGLLAMAALNRGHEVVYLTPGDFTLRSDDSLTVHATVLPKAKYKKADAFHAALQDKALERRTMDVEEIDALMLRNDPSLDQTTRPWAVHAGILFGRLAEQRGVVVLNDPEGLALAQNKLYFQSFPEIVRPTTIISRNVDEIRAFADTHPKGVIVKPLQGSGGKNVFKIGSSKEANLNQIFEAVSLEGYLIAQAYLPAAKDGDIRFFMMNGKPLMRDGQYAALRRVPAKGDLRSNIHAKGTAEAVKVTDEIVALAEMMRPKLVEDGMFLVGLDIVGDKILEVNVFSPGGLSNIRDLTDVDFSDTIIEAVETKIAMQSASGGMLSNRLLATL is encoded by the coding sequence ATGCGTATCGCATTTTTCGTCAATTCCATCGAAACCGAGGGGCCTACTTTCGCAACCGGCCTGCTGGCCATGGCGGCGCTCAATCGCGGTCACGAGGTGGTGTATCTGACGCCTGGCGATTTTACCTTGCGCTCGGATGATAGCCTGACCGTACACGCCACCGTTCTACCGAAGGCCAAATACAAGAAAGCCGATGCTTTTCACGCGGCACTTCAGGACAAAGCACTGGAACGGCGTACCATGGATGTAGAGGAAATCGACGCGCTGATGCTGCGCAACGATCCCTCGCTGGATCAGACGACGCGGCCATGGGCGGTGCATGCCGGCATTCTGTTCGGGCGGCTGGCAGAACAGCGCGGCGTTGTGGTTCTGAACGACCCGGAAGGATTGGCGCTGGCGCAGAACAAGCTCTATTTCCAGAGCTTTCCGGAAATCGTACGCCCGACCACGATCATCTCGCGCAATGTCGATGAAATACGCGCATTTGCGGATACCCACCCTAAGGGTGTCATCGTCAAGCCGCTGCAGGGTTCAGGCGGCAAGAACGTCTTCAAGATCGGCTCCAGCAAGGAGGCCAATCTCAACCAGATTTTCGAGGCGGTCAGTCTCGAAGGTTACTTGATTGCACAGGCCTATCTGCCGGCCGCCAAGGATGGCGATATTCGGTTCTTCATGATGAATGGCAAGCCTCTGATGCGCGACGGACAATATGCGGCTTTGCGCCGCGTTCCGGCAAAAGGCGATCTGCGCTCCAACATTCACGCCAAGGGCACTGCCGAGGCCGTGAAGGTGACGGATGAGATCGTGGCGCTTGCCGAAATGATGCGGCCCAAGCTGGTGGAAGACGGTATGTTCCTGGTCGGGCTTGATATTGTCGGCGACAAGATACTGGAAGTGAACGTGTTTTCGCCCGGCGGTCTCTCCAACATTCGCGACCTCACCGATGTCGATTTCAGCGATACGATCATCGAAGCCGTGGAAACCAAGATCGCCATGCAGAGCGCTTCCGGCGGCATGCTTTCCAATCGTCTGCTGGCGACGCTTTGA
- a CDS encoding NAD-dependent epimerase, with protein sequence MRYLVTGTAGFIGFYVAKRLLDAGHFVTGFDGMTKYYDVSLKEKRHAILSRSNGFRAEIGMLEDTDALKRAAEAAEPEIIIHLAAQAGVRYSLENPRAYIDSNLIGSWNMLELAKNLRVKHLMLASTSSIYGANEKIPFAESDKADEPMTLYAATKKSMELMAHSYAHLHKLPTTAFRFFTVYGPWGRPDMAPIKFVDAISNGEPIDIYGQGNMSRDFTYIDDLVEGIVRLSQVIPSEENRVTEEGVTDTLSHHAPFRIVNIGGGQPVELMHFVETVEKAVGRPAIRNMLPMQQGDVPRTFASPDLLRALTGYVPQTPVEEGIKALVAWYRDMQSTELRE encoded by the coding sequence ATGCGTTATCTGGTTACCGGCACCGCGGGCTTCATCGGTTTTTACGTTGCCAAACGGCTGCTCGATGCCGGCCATTTCGTAACCGGTTTCGACGGCATGACGAAATATTACGATGTTAGCCTGAAAGAAAAACGCCATGCGATCCTTTCCCGCTCCAACGGTTTCAGGGCCGAAATCGGCATGCTGGAAGACACGGATGCGCTGAAGCGCGCGGCAGAGGCTGCCGAACCGGAAATCATAATTCACCTCGCCGCTCAGGCAGGTGTTCGCTACAGCCTCGAAAATCCACGCGCCTATATCGATTCCAATCTCATTGGATCGTGGAACATGCTGGAGCTTGCCAAGAACCTGCGTGTCAAACACCTGATGCTGGCTTCGACTTCCTCCATCTACGGCGCCAACGAAAAAATACCCTTTGCGGAAAGCGACAAGGCCGACGAGCCGATGACGCTTTATGCGGCCACCAAAAAATCGATGGAATTGATGGCGCACAGCTACGCCCATCTCCACAAATTGCCCACCACAGCCTTCCGTTTCTTCACGGTTTACGGGCCGTGGGGACGGCCGGACATGGCGCCAATCAAATTCGTCGACGCCATCTCGAACGGCGAGCCGATCGATATTTACGGCCAAGGCAATATGAGCCGCGACTTCACCTATATCGATGACCTCGTTGAAGGTATCGTCCGGCTGAGCCAGGTCATTCCGTCCGAGGAAAACCGGGTCACTGAGGAAGGCGTCACCGACACGCTGTCGCACCACGCACCCTTCCGCATCGTCAATATTGGCGGCGGCCAGCCGGTAGAGCTGATGCACTTTGTCGAAACGGTCGAAAAGGCGGTCGGCAGGCCGGCAATCCGCAACATGTTGCCGATGCAGCAGGGAGACGTCCCCCGCACCTTCGCTTCACCCGATCTTCTGAGGGCCTTGACGGGCTATGTGCCGCAAACCCCGGTCGAGGAGGGCATCAAGGCCCTCGTCGCCTGGTATCGTGACATGCAGTCGACAGAGCTGCGCGAATAA